The Cupriavidus necator N-1 DNA window CGCCGTCGACCGACAGCGTGCTCGGCGAACCCCCGTGCGTGAGGTCGCCGCCGGTTTCAGGCGCCACGCGCGACAGGTCGATCGGCTCGGCCAGCTTGCCGTCGCGCAGCATGGTGGTGGCGGGCAGCGGCATGGTGGCCTCGTCCAGCACATCCTTGCCGCGGGCGTCGGCTTGCGCGGCGCTGCCCAGGTCAAGCGACAGCCCCGACATGTCGAACTCCAGCGGACGGCTACGGGTCGGCGTGTCAAGGGTGGGCACGTCGTCGGCAAGCGGGTCGGCGCCGGTGCCAGGCAGGCCGAGATCCAGCCGCACCGGCTCGCCGGCGTCGTGCGCGTCAGCGCCAAATACCATCGCCGCGGAAGCAGGCGCAACGATCGGCTCGCCGGCCGCCGGGGCCGGGAAGGCATCCAGCGGCAGCGCCAGGTCACCCAGCGACGGCTCCAGCCGCGCGATCGAGGCCGGATTCTGCGACGGGTCCTGGGTGCGCCACTGGTCGGTTGCCGGCGATGTCGTATCCGGCCCCGCCGCTTCGGGCGTCACCGCCAGGAAGAGCGCGTTGCCCGGCTCGAGCGCGCGCCCCATTTCTGCTGCCTTCAGCCATTCCGCCCCGTGTCCGCCGGTCTGGGCGAACATTTCTTCTGCAATCACGCGGAAACCTTCCACATCCTGTCTGTTGCTGTAAATCTCCAGGAGCTTGAGCCGCACCGGCTGCTGCTCCGGGTTCTTCTCCAGAGCTTCGCGCAGGATTTCCTCCGCCTGCACATCGCGCCCATAGGCGATATAGACCTCGGCCTCGGCGATCGGGTCGACCTCGTTGGCTTCCGGCGTGTTGTTGCCGATGCGGAAGTCCGCGCCGAACACGCTGTGCTGCGAGGTGTCGACGCTCTGCCCCCCGGCCGTGCCGAACAGCGAATTGGCACCGGCCATCACCGTGCTTTCCTGCGACAGGATGCTGTCGCCGAAGCCGGTCGCCTCGCCCGCCTTCTGCTGCTGGCGGCGGCGATAGATCGCATAGACGCCCAGCAGCGCCACCAGCAGGCCACCGCCGGGCAGCAGCATGGGGTTGGCCAGCAGGCCATCGATGAACGACGGTTGGGGCACCGGCTCGGGCTGGGCCGCCAACACCGGCGGGCGCTTGGCCGCGGGGGCCGACGCGGCGGCTGCGGCCTGCGCTGCGCTGGCAGGGATGGCCGCAGCCGGCTGCGAGGCTGGGACGGCTGCCACGGCGGAGGCTGCCGCGGGCGCCACGGCGTCCGCGGCGCTGGCGCCGGCCGCTGCCGGGGCGCTGGCTGCGGTTGCTGCGGTTGCGGCAGCCGTCGCGGCGGCCGCAACCGGCGCGGGGGCCACGGCATCGGCCTTCGGCGGCTGGGCCGCCACCACGGTCGGCGCCGCCGCCGCGGCCTTGGCCGCGGCTTCAGCCTTTTCCTTCTCGGCCAGCACCGTCTGGTTGGCCTGGCTCAGCTTGGCGATCTCGGCGTTCTTCAGCTCGAGCAGCTTCTGCATGTCGCCGACGTTCTTTTCCAGCTGCGCCAGGCGGGCTTGCGCCTCCTTGAGCTCACGCTCGCGCGCGACGCCGGCTTCGGCCTTGGCCGCGGCGTCGGCCTGCGCGCCACGCGCGGCCTTGCTGAGCTTCAGTTCATCACGCGGGCCGTCGGTCGGGGCGGCCTGCTCCTGCACCCGGGCGGTCACGTTGCCGGACTGCTGGCGGCCGCTGTCGGGCTCGACCGACTTGGCCGCGGCAGCGCTGGCCAGCCGGCTGCGGTAGGCATTGAAGCCCTGCGTGCGCGCCACCACCTCGCGGCGGGCGGCCTTGGGTGCGACGGCCTGCGCCTGCTGCTGGGTCGGGACCTGCAGCACCGCGCCGCTGCGCAGCCGGTTCATGTTGCCGCCGATAAAGGCGTTGGGATTGTTGCGGTAGAGCGCCACCAGCATCTGGTCCAGCGAGACCGATTCCTGGCCTTGCACGGCTTCGCCGGCGATGGCGTATAGCGTGTCGCCGCGCTGCACGGTGTAGCCGCCGCCGGGCGCCATCTCGGTGCTGCCACTGGCGGCCTGCGCCGGTGCCCGCTTTGCGCTCTGGCGGGCCGGGCGCGCGGGCGCGGCTGGCTTGACTGCCTCGGCGGCCGCGGCGGGCGCAGCTACCTGGGCCGGCGCAGGCTGCGGCGCGGCGGCAGGTGCCGGTGCCGCTACGGGAGGCGCATCCGGCGTCGCCGCCTGCATCACCGTCGCCGGCGAGAAGGTCTGGTTCGAAGGCTTGGCCCCGGCAGGGTCAAGCAGGAAGGTATAGGCGCGCGAGACCTTGCCGCTGGCCCAGCTCATGTCGACCAGGATGTCGACAAAGGGCTCGCTGATCGGCTGGCTGGAGCGGACCCGGGCCACATAGCTGCCGTTCGGGCGGCGCTCCACCTCCAGCCGCAGGCTGCTGACAGCCGGCAGGTAGGTCAGCCCGGCCGCGGCATACGCCGCTGGCGACGCCAGCTTGACATTGAGCCCGGCGGCCTCTTCGGCACTGACCCCACTGATGTCGATCTCAGCCTGCAGCGGCTGCCCCAGATTCGACTGAACCCGCAATTGCCCGAACCCCGCGGCATATGCGGCCGGCTGCGCAAGCAGCAGGCCCAGTGCCGTGACGGCCAGCGTTGACCAGCGCTGACGGGCAGTAGGCGCATCTTTCCGGCGATGTTGGCTCACACTCACCTTGTGCTCCGTTATGTTTTAGTAGCGATATAAATCGACAAACCGACCCCATAAACCAGGTCCGCCCGGCTGGCGGGACATTCTGAACGGCCCCTTTGCCAGCCCGCGCGAGCGGCGCCGGCAACTGCCGGCGCGAGGCGCATGCCGGCGTATTGTGACGCATCGCCCGGGGAAATAGGCGCCCGGATACAACAACGCCGCGCATGGGCGCGGCGTTGTCGGCAAAGCGGTGCATTCTGTTGCCTGGCTGCAACGGACGCAACCAGGCAACAGGCGGGGGCCCCGGATCAGGACTCGATCAGGATACGCAGCATGCGGCGCAGCGGCTCGGCCGCGCCCCACAGCAGCTGGTCACCCACGGTGAAGGCCGACAGGTACTCGCCGCCCATCTGCATCTTGCGCAGGCGGCCGACCGGGATGGTCAGCGTGCCGGTCACGGCAGCGGGCGTCAGGTCGGTCATGCTGGCCTCACGCGTATTCGGCACCACCTTGGCCCACGGGTTGTGGGCGGCTAGCATGCCTTCGATCTCATCGAGCGGCACATCCTTGCGCAGCTTGATGGTCAGCGCCTGCGAGTGGCAGCGCATGGCGCCGATGCGCACGCACAGGCCGTCCACGGCGATCGGCGTGGCGCCGGTGGCACCCAGGAAGCCCTCGCCGCGGCCCAGGATCTTGTTGGTCTCGGCGCCGCCCTTCCATTCTTCCTTGGACTGGCCGTTGCCCAGGTCCTTGTCGATCCAGGGGATCAGGTTGCCGGCCAGCGGCACGCCGAACTGCTTGGTTTCTTCGGCGGACAGGCCATGCTGGGTCGCCAGGATGGTGCGGTCGATTTCCAGGATGGCCGAGGCCGGGTTGTCCAGCAGCGGCTTGACCGAGGCGTTCAGGGTGCCGAACTGGGTCAGCAGCTCGCGCATATGCTGCGCGCCGCCGCCCGATGCGGCCTGGTACGTCATCGAGGTCATCCACTCGATCAGGTCGGCCTCGAACAGGCCGCCCAGGCCCATCAGCATGCAGCTGACCGTGCAGTTGCCGCCGATGAAATTCTTCACGCCCTTGGACAGCGCGTCCTTGATCACGCCCTGGTTGACCGGATCCAGCACGATGATGGCATCGTCCTTCATGCGCAGCGAGGACGCCGCGTCGATCCAGTAGCCCTTCCAGCCGGCCGCGCGCAGCTTGGGGAAAACCTCGTTGGTGTAGTCGCCGCCCTGGGCAGTCACGACCACGTCGCACTTCTTCAGCGCTTCGATGTCATTGGCATCTTTCAGCGTGGTTTCGTTCTTCGCCATGGCGGGCGCCTTGCCGCCGGCATTGGACGTGCTGAAGAAGACGGGCTCGATATGGTCGAAATCACGCTCTTCCTGCATGCGCTGCATCAGGACGCTGCCGACCATTCCCCGCCAACCGACGAGACCTACAATCATGATTTACCTCGGATGTGATTTTTACTTCCCCGCCATTTTCCTCGCCCGGCGTGGCTGCGCGGGGAAGACGGGCAGGCACGACGAACGGATCTAGGCGATCGCGGTTTTAATAATGGTTTTAATCGTCGTTGCGGTCTGGCCGAGCGAAATCGTGCCGACCGGGCCGCGGGTAGCGGTCAGGGCAGCAACAGCAGTCAGGGTGGACTGGGAAAATCGGGCCATCGTCAGAGTCTACACGATTTTGCGGCGCTGCCGCAGCGTGCAGATACGGGAAATAAAGGGGACAAATCAGACAAAGGGGGCACTACGTGCGCACCGCCCCCTTCCGGTGTGACTTATAGTGCCGCCAGCACCGCGTCGCCCATCTCGCGGGTGCCGACCTGCTTGCAACCCGGCGTCAGGATGTCGCCGGTGCGGTAGCCCTGGGCCAGCACCTTCTTGACGGCGTTCTCGATGCGGTCGGCCTGCTCGGCGCGGTTCAGCGAGTAGCGCAGCATCATCGCCGCCGACAGGATGGTAGCCAGCGGATTGGCCACGCCCTTGCCGGCGATGTCCGGCGCCGAGCCGTGCGACGGCTCGTACAGGCCCTTGTTGTTGGCATCCAGCGACGCCGACGGCAGCATGCCGATGGAGCCGGTCAGCATGGCGGCCTCATCCGACAGGATGTCGCCGAACATATTGCCGGTGACGATCACGTCGAAGCTCTTGGGCGCCTTGACCAGCTGCATGGCCGCGTTGTCGACGTACATGTGCGACAGCTCGACCTCCGGGTACTCCTTGTGCACCTCGATCACGATGTCCTTCCAGAACTGGAAGGTCTCGAGCACGTTGGCCTTGTCGACGCTGCACAGCTTCTTGCCGCGCTTGGCCGCGGCCTGGAATGCCACGTGCGCGATGCGACGGATTTCCGGCTCGCTGTAACGCATGGTGTCGAAGCCTTCGCGCGCGCCCTTGAACAGGCCATCCGGCGCTTCGCGCACGCCGCGCGGCTGGCCGAAGTAGATGTCGCCGTTCAGTTCGCGCACGATCAGGATGTCCAGGCCGGCCACCAGCTCGGGCTTCAGGCTGGAGGCGCCGGTCAGTTCCGGATAGCAGATCGCCGGACGGAAATTGGCGAACAGCTGCAGGTGCTTGCGCAGGCCCAGGATGGCCTGCTCCGGACGCAGCGGGCGCTCCAGGCTGTCGTACTTCCAGTCGCCGACGGCGCCGAACAGGATGGCGTCGGCTTCCTTGGCCAGCTTCAGGGTGTTCTCCGGCAGCGGATGGCCTTCGGCCTCGTAGCCGGCGCCGCCCACCGGGGCGGTTTCCAGTTCGAACTTCTCGTCGAGCGCGTTCAGGACCTTGACGGCCTCCGCGATGATTTCAGGACCAATGCCGTCACCCGGCAGGACTGCGATCTTCATTGTTGTCTTTCCTCTTGAGTCTTATCCGACCAGGCGGTTGTTCAGCCACGGCATCTTCGCCACGCGCTCGGCCTCATAGGCCTTGATCTTGTCGGCGTGGCGCAGGGTCAGGCCGATATCGTCGAAGCCGTTCAGCATGCAGTACTTGCGGAAAGGGGCGATGTCGAACTCATACGCCTGGCCGCCCGTCGTCAGCACCACCTGCTTGTCCAGGTCGATGGTCAGCTTATAGCCGTTGAAGGCGTTGGTCTCGTTGAACAGGTGATCGACCTGCTGTTCGGTCAGCACCACCGGCAGCAGGCCGTTCTTGTAGCAGTTGTTGAAGAAGATGTCGGCAAAGCTGGGCGCGATCACGGCGCGGAAGCCGTATTGCGTCAGCGCCCACGGCGCATGCTCGCGCGAGCTGCCGCAGCCGAAGTTGCGGCGTGCCAGCAGGATCGATGCGCCTTGGTAGCGCGGCTGGTTCAGCACGAAGTCCGGGTTCAGCGGACGCTTGCTGTTGTCCATGCCAGGCTGGCCGACGTCCTTGTAGCGCCACTCGTCGAACAGGTTGGGGCCGAAGCCGGTGCGCTGGATCGACTTCAGGAACTGCTTCGGGATGATGGCGTCGGTGTCGACGTTTTCGCGGTCGAGCGGCGCCACGAGGCCGCTGTGTACGGTGAACTTGTCCATGTCTCTTTCCTTACTTCCTCAGCCCAGCTTGCGGATATCGACGAAATGGCCTTCGATGGCGGCGGCCGCTGCCATCGCCGGGCTCACCAGATGCGTGCGCCCGCCCGCGCCCTGGCGGCCTTCGAAGTTGCGGTTCGAAGTCGAGGCGCAACGCTCGCCCGGATCGAGGCGGTCGGCATTCATCGCCAGGCACATCGAGCAGCCCGGCTCGCGCCACTCAAAGCCGGCGGCCTTGAAGATCTTGTCCAGGCCTTCGCGCTCGGCCTGTTCCTTGACCAGGCCCGAACCCGGTACCACCATCGCCAGCTTCACGTT harbors:
- a CDS encoding FimV/HubP family polar landmark protein, whose protein sequence is MSVSQHRRKDAPTARQRWSTLAVTALGLLLAQPAAYAAGFGQLRVQSNLGQPLQAEIDISGVSAEEAAGLNVKLASPAAYAAAGLTYLPAVSSLRLEVERRPNGSYVARVRSSQPISEPFVDILVDMSWASGKVSRAYTFLLDPAGAKPSNQTFSPATVMQAATPDAPPVAAPAPAAAPQPAPAQVAAPAAAAEAVKPAAPARPARQSAKRAPAQAASGSTEMAPGGGYTVQRGDTLYAIAGEAVQGQESVSLDQMLVALYRNNPNAFIGGNMNRLRSGAVLQVPTQQQAQAVAPKAARREVVARTQGFNAYRSRLASAAAAKSVEPDSGRQQSGNVTARVQEQAAPTDGPRDELKLSKAARGAQADAAAKAEAGVARERELKEAQARLAQLEKNVGDMQKLLELKNAEIAKLSQANQTVLAEKEKAEAAAKAAAAAPTVVAAQPPKADAVAPAPVAAAATAAATAATAASAPAAAGASAADAVAPAAASAVAAVPASQPAAAIPASAAQAAAAASAPAAKRPPVLAAQPEPVPQPSFIDGLLANPMLLPGGGLLVALLGVYAIYRRRQQQKAGEATGFGDSILSQESTVMAGANSLFGTAGGQSVDTSQHSVFGADFRIGNNTPEANEVDPIAEAEVYIAYGRDVQAEEILREALEKNPEQQPVRLKLLEIYSNRQDVEGFRVIAEEMFAQTGGHGAEWLKAAEMGRALEPGNALFLAVTPEAAGPDTTSPATDQWRTQDPSQNPASIARLEPSLGDLALPLDAFPAPAAGEPIVAPASAAMVFGADAHDAGEPVRLDLGLPGTGADPLADDVPTLDTPTRSRPLEFDMSGLSLDLGSAAQADARGKDVLDEATMPLPATTMLRDGKLAEPIDLSRVAPETGGDLTHGGSPSTLSVDGVDGGRDMQIKLDLARAYIEIGDKEGARELLQEVVEQSQDPLQAEARSLLQEVA
- the leuD gene encoding 3-isopropylmalate dehydratase small subunit, which translates into the protein MDKFTVHSGLVAPLDRENVDTDAIIPKQFLKSIQRTGFGPNLFDEWRYKDVGQPGMDNSKRPLNPDFVLNQPRYQGASILLARRNFGCGSSREHAPWALTQYGFRAVIAPSFADIFFNNCYKNGLLPVVLTEQQVDHLFNETNAFNGYKLTIDLDKQVVLTTGGQAYEFDIAPFRKYCMLNGFDDIGLTLRHADKIKAYEAERVAKMPWLNNRLVG
- the leuB gene encoding 3-isopropylmalate dehydrogenase, coding for MKIAVLPGDGIGPEIIAEAVKVLNALDEKFELETAPVGGAGYEAEGHPLPENTLKLAKEADAILFGAVGDWKYDSLERPLRPEQAILGLRKHLQLFANFRPAICYPELTGASSLKPELVAGLDILIVRELNGDIYFGQPRGVREAPDGLFKGAREGFDTMRYSEPEIRRIAHVAFQAAAKRGKKLCSVDKANVLETFQFWKDIVIEVHKEYPEVELSHMYVDNAAMQLVKAPKSFDVIVTGNMFGDILSDEAAMLTGSIGMLPSASLDANNKGLYEPSHGSAPDIAGKGVANPLATILSAAMMLRYSLNRAEQADRIENAVKKVLAQGYRTGDILTPGCKQVGTREMGDAVLAAL
- the asd gene encoding aspartate-semialdehyde dehydrogenase yields the protein MIVGLVGWRGMVGSVLMQRMQEERDFDHIEPVFFSTSNAGGKAPAMAKNETTLKDANDIEALKKCDVVVTAQGGDYTNEVFPKLRAAGWKGYWIDAASSLRMKDDAIIVLDPVNQGVIKDALSKGVKNFIGGNCTVSCMLMGLGGLFEADLIEWMTSMTYQAASGGGAQHMRELLTQFGTLNASVKPLLDNPASAILEIDRTILATQHGLSAEETKQFGVPLAGNLIPWIDKDLGNGQSKEEWKGGAETNKILGRGEGFLGATGATPIAVDGLCVRIGAMRCHSQALTIKLRKDVPLDEIEGMLAAHNPWAKVVPNTREASMTDLTPAAVTGTLTIPVGRLRKMQMGGEYLSAFTVGDQLLWGAAEPLRRMLRILIES